caaaccgtttttgggcaccaactaaaaatttctaaatttatgtattcaccccctctacatttacgccaagtttcattaaaatctgaattttcgagttcgcgaggttcccttgtaagtgtatcaaattcaacctaagtaatatatactaaatgtgtcaaatttaacttaagtaaTATACATTCTTGAAGTggtataaatttgattattaaagtgacaattattttaaataaaaaattgtatttattgtaattattgtatttacacacacaaattaatttctctacaAACATAATGATACGTAAGTATTTTGTGCCAatttaaacattacaaaataagagcattaaattttttctctacaaaaataaatgatatgaagaaatatatgcgccaatctataaaaatagatgtttattctttggctgacattcatagtttgatttttcattaagctTGCATCAGACTAAAGATTGATATTCagtgttaatcctaaatttaagaaataacacttaaattaacactcaattagatggcaaacatccaagttgaaagtaatactcaaattataataatactcaaagccagctgaacactctaattgaatatttattttagatattcgtctCATGCCCATTTTtaccaatgtagattaactttaatctcggttaaacttgcttttttgcttttgtttttatttaatatttcctaatcaaatgtttgagagtgcacactcaattttaagtgtataccttcaaccgatagatattgagtgtacatccccaATGTTTCAGTGTTTGCACTTTATGTTGAAaatatacactcatttattgagtgtcataCCCAAGTgttgaaagtatatttttaaatattcagtatttaaaccCAAACTTTAGTATGAACATTCAATCATTGGGTatacacactcaatgttcgagtaaaaacactcaatctttaatgtaaatactcaagatttgagcgtacctgaatttgggagtaaactctcaaaatcgagtattaacactcaattttgagtgtaaactcttaAAATTAGAATGTTTTTTCTGTAAGGGTCTTCTATGAATTCCTCAGGAATTACTGTTCAGAAAGGAAGACTACTTTATGAATTCTTTAAGAAGACACTGTGTTATCTAggaatacatataaaatatgttcatacatgtttatattagtctccttttttttgtaaaatttttatttaatataaaaaaataatagttatattaaaaagacagaaactaatttaaaatataaatttcgcatatgtacaaaatatttatcataaatatttttccttcttataaatattttataaatatattttgtgctatctgggaaatatggacatattttatatatatttatatatgtttttatatgaaacattttttctcaggGTTTAAtgcatttcttaaattaaagctttacaacttttattaaaaactttttttaattgaattgcttacgagatattttattgtatccaGATTTTTCATGCATCctatatgaaaactttaaaaaaaaagtagactTTCTTAACATTTGTGAAAAGTAttccaatttatataaaaaatctgaaagttttttaaattataaaattacacaggAATATACAGAATGCAAAAATGGTATGTGTGTTcagaaatttagaaatttatatacattttaagtaattatgtatgtaaagaattttaaataagtttttaccAGAAATATGTAGCatacagttttaaaaaatgcgccAGAATTCCATTGTGTCGCTGATGCCGCATATCGGCCATAAAGTAAACTATATTTGTCAATCGTTCTGAACCGAAGACCACCGAATACCACCGAACAAAGATTTAGTCCACCCATGCCTGTGTCGTTCAGTGTATAATCAGCTGTTTTACATTCGATTTTTGATTTGTTTTCTTACAAACAGAATGGCATCTCGCGCATTAGTGCAACAATGCGCGAATGGAATTAGCCGGAGCAGTCCTCGGTATatcttatttcattaatttgtttagATAATAATAGTTAGCAGCACATAAcctcaaaattttatataacatctactttaattcatataaatattgttttaatgtattattttaatccaaACTTCTTCAGACTTTTTGATATTGTATAACCACAAGATGTATAACCATGGCCACAGctacagtaattaattttacatagaatTGGAGAATGTTtctaaattatcataatattaaaaaattgttgttgGACAGTTGAAATAATGGAGCatgtaaaattcattattaaaatcaattacataaagaattatttaaaaaataaagtttataatttacaagttttttaaagaagCTTTGTGTACAGATTCAGCAGGTTATTTTCAAGTAAAGGCTCAGATGTGGAAAAGAAGCCTGACTTGGCACAGCGCAAGAATTTACAAGAAACCATATTGACACAACAGGAGGCCAAGTATGTGCAAGCTTTGAAGAGCACAATTACTGTGGCTGATGAGGATATTGGTTATGTTTCTGGTGTTCCTGAAGAGCATATCAAGACACGTAGAGTACGGATTTATCAACCTGCTAAGAGCGCTATGCAATCAGGAACGAATAACATTCATTTTTGGCAAATGGACTTTGATACACGCGAACGCTGGGAGAATCCGTTGATGGGATGGACTTCCAGGTAAgcattaatattcataaaaatgtttaaaaaatgttttatatatattatacatatattaggATATATTTGGACTGCTTATCTGATATCTTTTACAGTCATACATAATATGTACAGAGgatagacaaaataatgtaaacacctaaaaaatgcactacttattttaataagagatGTGcttattagttatttttaatataaagattattCTTGGTTAAAATAAAGTCATATAATGTTTAAGAGGGCATGtttcatattaaaagaattgattaattataggtatttttttttaatgactgatttaagagaattaaataaagaattttataattaaataggaaataatttaatgctagattttattgcttaatattttttgtgtgaaTTTACACTGCAAGTCAAAAGTTTATAAACACTTGACATTTCTTGACATGTCACGAAAAACTAagtacaaaacaatttttaaaaaatttaaaaaaaaataaatcaatacatttttatttttttatgaacttttaaatttcaaagttaaattttatataaaatgagtTTTTGCACATGATATGcgatattattacaaaaaattatctttttttttaaaaaagcatttaaaacttaaaaagtctactttaaaatattttgtgttaaattttatttaatgttttatctaGAATTACAGCGCTTTAAAGTAAAACAAagctattgaaaaaaaaatcaatttttactttatgtaatttaggaataaaagattatagatgtaaaaacatatatttaaagcttgcttttgttcttttaaaatgtattttaagatatatttgaaaacttctttatgtgatttttttcacatacATAAGTTTTCATAAAATACGTAAATATCACAACAAATTCTGATTAACTTTCATCTTGCGGTTACATTTTCactaaattttacaatatattaaaatttgtaataataaattttctttaaattgtaCGGCAAGTACTTTGATTCTAAATATAGTGATATTAAATTGCATGATaatcattttaacaatattgatGCCAAAATAAGCATCTATTATGGTACTAATGCTAGTAACagattgtttattattataaaaaacaaggAAACATGGAAATTTTCTGAGAATTTCCTGTTTATTCTTGAATATAATAgattttcatgattttattaGGGATATTCagggaaatttttaaattaaaaaaaaatataattttatctctgacaaaattgtttttcatcctttttttcttaatgtaaaatttattagcaaTAAATGACACACATTCATGCACATTCTCATATGACtcactattttttattgcacttTTCATAGATCTGTATACTGTAGACAATTTGCTATATTGAGTTTATAGTTTTCCCAAATTTAACATTAGTTGTCACAATCTCAGAATGTCACATTGTTCTGAGGGTTAATATTCAACACTTAAGTGGTTTTTTGTGATCGtatgattaaaagaaaaataaaaggaatgtattaaagtaaatttattttaaaagtttattttaaaaattttttaatcttatctaCGAAATTTCGAATAAAATTCTTGGAAAATCTGGAAATTCTCAaggaaattttttacaatatttaaacattttgtaataagtaTCTTTTGAtcattataaagaattttatttatatgtttttgatGCAGTGGAGATCCCATGTCAAATGTGAAAGTTGATTTTGCGACAAAAGAGGAGGCAATTGCTCACTGCAAAAAGATGGGATGGGATTATTATGTGCAAAAGCCAAACATCAATCAGCCAAAACCTCGCACCTATGGGATGAACTTCTCCTGGAACAAACGTACTAGAGTATCgactaaataattaatgactgTTAATTGTATTGTTAATTGTAGTcgtctaaaaaatattgaaacaaataacaaatatgtattataatgcaaataaatgtatgtacagatgtatatttaatacaatgtattgtttaaaaaatcataataatttagagtAAAAATTTGCTTGTGAGAAATTGAAatcagtttatttttatattgctaaGTTTGTTAAACTTGAATATTAAAAGcttaaaattgtcaaaaatcACCAGAacattaaaatgcaatttttctacataaaaatcttattttatagtacacatttttttaaatgaacaaatagtatgattttgaataaaatatttttttttatttatatctttttaattttaatgaatggTTCTTGACCAAaccaaactttattttattgaactaAGAACCTATAGCTTTTGCTGTCACATGATATAAAATGCAATGAAGAAATAATCAATGTCATACAACATATAATGAATAAGTGCATGCGTGCGAGGATATGCACATTTTTGCAATCAGCATTAGCTTTATCCAGGGTTggaaagtaacgcgttacttgtaACGTCGTTACCGTTTTACCGTTACCTTTTTTCTGTAACGATTTGGTAACGtcgttacttttcttttttagtaacGAAAACGTAAcgacgttatatttttttttgtaatgagTAACGAAACGCAGTTACTTTTAtcgttacttttaaatatatgccGGTACATAAACGTGGAAATACTTGCCGTCTGGTAGAAAGCAAGAAGACTAGAGAacaggagagaaaaagaattttttgcattaaaaaaaaattc
Above is a window of Monomorium pharaonis isolate MP-MQ-018 chromosome 10, ASM1337386v2, whole genome shotgun sequence DNA encoding:
- the LOC105833007 gene encoding NADH dehydrogenase [ubiquinone] iron-sulfur protein 4, mitochondrial isoform X1, which encodes MASRALVQQCANGISRSSPRSFVYRFSRLFSSKGSDVEKKPDLAQRKNLQETILTQQEAKYVQALKSTITVADEDIGYVSGVPEEHIKTRRVRIYQPAKSAMQSGTNNIHFWQMDFDTRERWENPLMGWTSSGDPMSNVKVDFATKEEAIAHCKKMGWDYYVQKPNINQPKPRTYGMNFSWNKRTRVSTK
- the LOC105833007 gene encoding NADH dehydrogenase [ubiquinone] iron-sulfur protein 4, mitochondrial isoform X2 translates to MASRALVQQCANGISRSSPRFSRLFSSKGSDVEKKPDLAQRKNLQETILTQQEAKYVQALKSTITVADEDIGYVSGVPEEHIKTRRVRIYQPAKSAMQSGTNNIHFWQMDFDTRERWENPLMGWTSSGDPMSNVKVDFATKEEAIAHCKKMGWDYYVQKPNINQPKPRTYGMNFSWNKRTRVSTK